The DNA window tagtttgcatctgttaaccccaaaattcccaatccatcccactcccccctgacaaccacaagtctaacattgtattagttttaggtgtacaacatgttTTGACACATGTATGACtatttatgacttttaaaaaggcCCTTTTGTTACATGAAATTGAAGACTTTCTTAGCTAGATAAAAAGTATATACTTTAAACTAGCTAGTATACTAAGTGGAAaactttacatgcattattttagaatcaggaacaagtcaaggataCTCACTGGCTCTGCTGCTCTTTAACATGGAACTGAGAGTCATGAGTGGTGctgcaaggaaagaaaaagaaagaacatatatAAAGATAGGAAGGGAAGAGACATGACCATCTATCCagtagagaaaagaataaaaatgtaacatGTTAGAAAAATAAGAGAGCACAATGTTGCAGAAAGCAAGATCAACATCCAAAAACCATAGTATTTCTCGTGCTATTACATCAGTAATTATCATCAAAATATAGAATTTAagtgaaaaagtaagaaaacattcTCAAGTGACACAAACTGTAAGGAAATAACTCTCAAGCATTTTGGTTTCAGGATCCCTTTACACTCAAAAGTTATTGAGGCCTCTCTAGAGAGCTTTGGTTTGGGTAGATTGCagctatcaatttttttttactatattagATATTAAAACTaagaatctttaaaattatttagtaaTTAGTACATTTAGAAGAACAACAATAAACCAATTACCTGTTAATATCAATAATATATTACTAATATTCGTGAGAAAGGTggctttttttacattttttcaaatatgcCTGATGTCTGCATTAATAGAAGACAGCTTGATGCTCATACCTGCTGCTTCATTTAtcttcttatttttagtttttggccacgcctgtgacatgtggaagttcccaagctaaagATTGACATGTGCtacagcagggacccaagtcactgcagtgacaacgacGGATCTTTAACCACAAGAGAACACTGTTACTTCATTTAGTCTGTGGTAAAAtgttgttttaattgaagtacatgATGAAAGACATCCATACGTGATTGGTAAAGACATAATGGACCCCCAGGAAGTGCCTCTGGGACCCCTAGGGATCTGCATCTCACTTCAAAAACCACtgctatacaatatataaaaattaacataaaacatgCAATATATCCAAAGACAAAACTTGTAACCACTAATCAAAAGGTAGAAGAAGATCTGAATACTTGGAAACAGTCCACACCTTCGAACAAGCTGAGCTAATGTTATGATGATGTCAATTCTTCCCCAAATTAATCCTCAGTGCAATTGCAGTTACAATCCCAGGGAATTGTTAATTTGATGAAACTAACCTAAAATTGCTTCTGAAAAGTCAGTACAAAACTATACCAAAACTTgggattagcagaagcaaactattatatttaggatAGATAAACAATAACGTCTGACTCTAGCACAGGGGACTGTCTTCAAAATCTTgtcataaaccataatggaaaataatatcatatatatatatatatatatatatatatatatataactgaatcacttttctgtacagcaaaaattaatacaacattgtaaatcagctatgctttcataatttttaaaaactataccaAACTTCTAAAAATAGAGTAAACAGGAGAGATATGCCGTCCTGGGTTGTGAGACACACCATAGAGTGAAGTGTGAGCCTGATTTAAAGAAGCCCCAATCAGGTGTTAGATATGTACATAGCAatataaaggaatttaaaaaagtaatattgagtcaaagaagcaaaaaacaggATGGAATCTCTAGCATAATCCCATTTGGGTACCTTAAAACTATAATGCAGAAACTACATTGTATGAAATTGGAATGGTGAATCCAATTGAATAAACATTTGTCAAGCCTATCCAATATACAAAAGAATGAGTGAAGCTTAATGTGAACTTAGACTTTGGTTAATTATAATATACCTGTATTgtttcatcaattgtaacaaatggaCCACACCAGTGCAAGACATAAAAATAGAGTATGGTATATATGTGGTGTATATGTGGTATATCATcatggtatatatgtgtgtgtgtgtgtgtgtataaaagaaaattgaatatatatgttacatatatgtgtaataagagaattaaaatgaataactCCTCTAGAAACCTCAATTTTTAGGTTACTTGAATTAGTTATTCTGCATTTGAAGATTAAAGCTTACTTtgcaaataaattagaaaaatctgaGTGAATAATATCTTAGATGGAACATAGAGCTTTTAAGTAAGTATAAGAATTGGCTTTTTCTATTAAAAGTTTTATCATATTCTTTAAGATATAGTGTGTTTAGTGATGGtggctgcttttaaaaatataacaacacAGAATATAACAAAATCTCAGTTTTAATGGACTGGTGGTTTTGTCTACTGATTGTTTTATCTTTGcatgataataaaaatagtaaaatcttTATGATTTACATTACATACACTTTAAAGTTTGAAAATGTTTATCTagttaaaaaaaacagaatttatttaaaaaatttttttattattatttccccaatacaattttttttcctactgtacagcatggtatatatacacaatggaatactactcagccataaaaaacagtatttaaaatctctttttaaatgcctacaaatcaataataacaagacaatctaatagaaaaatgaggaaagattTTGAATAGGAATATCACAAAAAGGAAACCCAAATGGCTAATACACAGTGGAGATTTTGAATCCACTAGGATATtagataaatacaatttaaagtgACAATGATGTGATCATCTCACTACTCAATATGAATTTGAATCAGATAGTTCCTGACTGTGGTAAAAGTGTATATTGTATTATTCCTagtaatgatgaaaaaaatgactGCAAACTGAGATGTCTAACACATAAGTGTAGAGTGCTTGTATTTGCAAAATTGAATATTAAATTGATTTTATGAAGCactggatggactgggagtttggagttagtagatgcaaactattatatttagaatggataatcaatgagatcctactgtatagcacagggaactatatccaatctctcgggatagaacatgaaagatatgagaaaaataatgtatgtgtgtgtgtgtgtgtgtgtgtgtgtgtgactaggtcattatgctctacagtagaaattggtacaatgttgtaagtcaactatactttaatttaaaaaatggggtgTTTCTATAGCAGTGGTTCTCACCTAGGGGTGATTTTGTCCCCAGTGAGATGTTttacaatgtctggagacattttgtcATCGCTGGCATGGGGAagttactggcatctagtgggtagagactAAGGATCATGTTAAACACCCAGCAATGTTCAGGACAACACCCACCATAAGATCTAATACTTTCCTAAACGTTAATACTGCCAAGGTTGAGAAAAGCTTGGTCTATATAAACTAACATGAATAGCACTTAAAGTGATGATTAAAAAAGCCAAGTTACAGAAAGGTAACTAAAGGACAATCTGACTTGTGTTAAAACACATAgtatgaaaacagtatggtggttcatcacaaaaattaaatatagaattactctGTGATCCAGTACTTTCATTCCTAGGAatataccccaaagaaatgaaaataattcaaacaaaTCTTTGTAAACAAATATCCACAGCAGGACTACTCACAtagccaaaagtggaaacaacccaaatgcccattgatgtgtgagtgaataaacaaaacGTGGTCCAGCCATACCATGGAATGTTACtaaaccatgaaaaagaacaaggcaCTGATGAACACTACAtgatgaatgaatctcaaaaatattatgctgagtgaaagtgCCAGACCCCAtaggctacatattgtatgattccctTTATATGAGATGTCCAGAATGGGCAAATCCATAGGGATGAAAAGCAGAATAGTGATTTACAGGGGCCGGGGGGAAGAGGACTACTAATGGGATGGATCTCCCATTTTTGGGTGGCgattaaaatgttttagaagcaggagttcttgttgtagctcagtggtaatgagcccaactagtatccatgaggatgtgggtttgatccctggcttcactcagtgggttaaggatccggtgttgcagtgagatgtggtgtaggtcatatatatggctcggatcctgcattgctgtggctgtggcatattctggcagctgcagctccaattagacccctagcctgggaacttccatatgcctcaagtgtggctccaaaaagaaaaaaaaaaaaaaaaaaaaaaagaaaaaagttttagaatTAGATAGAGACTGTGGTTGAAAAACATTGTGAATGTGCTAAATGCTACTGAATTGCTCACTTTTAAAGTGGTTAACTTtaagttatgtgaatttcacttcaaaaataaaaccaaaaccaaaaaagcacaACAAAACAGATTCACATGCCTCATGCATACAGAGGTAAGGATATCCGTCAGATTCATCATTGTGATCACATAGCTGGCCTCTGTAACCTTACTTGTAGCATTTCCATTATTTGATAAGAAAAAACACATTTGTATGtggatttgaaatattttaaaaggacgTTTAATTGGGCAAATGACATGAATGGGGAAGAaagaagatgggggtggggagggcaagcCAGGCAGCCTCCTCAGCTCCAGTGGGCAATGGCAGGGCTGCTTTCCTACCAATATCATCAGCCAGGGCCCCAAATCCCAAATTCGCAAAGCATTAGACTATGAGCAAGCCCCTGAGAAATTCCCGTAATTGACTCATTCCCCCCCTCCAGCAGGCAGGAAGggtggagggaaagggaggaCAGTGTCCCTGAGGTTGCCCAATGCCTCCAACTGTCCCCAGGGTTCCCAGCATCCATGTACCAGAGGAAAGGTACACAGGCAGTGGAACCACAGTGAGAGAAGGCAGTAGGCAGGGAACAGAGGCAAGGCTCAAGGAAACCCACCCACCACCCAGCTGGCATTCTTAGGGTGGCAGGCTTCTTGCCTTGTAGCTATCACCAGTGCAGCCCTCACCTGCAGGGAAACACCAAACCAGGGAATGAGGCAGAAGCGGGTGCAGAACCTGGAGCCCCAGGTAAGTCATCTTCCCTCTCTTCTACTTGACTAGGAAAGACCTGCGGAATCAGCATCTGCCACAGACTCAGAAACCACCCTGTGTATACAATTCCTTGTGCAAGTTGAGTCTATGGGGTGGGAGAAGGCAGGGCTCCACTTCCTAGCTTCAAAGTAATGTCATGATTATTTTGCAGGAtgggggaggaaactgaggtacagagagagaAGAGCTGCCCCTCTAAGTTACCCAGAATAACTGACTTCTGACTTTTAacttctctcccctctctgccctggcCAAAAACAATGGTAAGAGGATTGTGGGGAGACAGGGAAAAGAGAATTTAGAATTGAGACGCTCCAGTCGCCCTCCAAGGATGTAAATTATTAGAGAGGCACTAGGGTGGACAAGTGTGGTGATGGTAATGAGTCAAGGACTaaaatagggaaagaaaaaggaggcaggaggtggctgAGATGGGGTGCAGAGAGGGGAACCTAAACAGATTCACTTGAGAAGAGAGACCCAGGATGGGGGAAGATAGGTAAGGCAAGATGAAGACAACATAGACCTAGCCCATGGTTCTCAATCAGGAGCAGTTCTgctccccaggggacatttgacaatgtgtgaagatactttttattttctttttgccttttagggccacacttgaggcatgtggaagttccctgtctaggggtctaagtggagctacagctgtcagcctaagccacagccacagcaacacaagatctgagctgtgtctgcgccctacaccacagctcatggcaacactggatccttaacccactgggcgaagccagggatcaaatccgtgtctcatgtatactagttgggtttgttaccgaaGAGCCACAGTGGGATGCGTGAGGATATCTTTGATTGTCACAATTAGGAGAtcctactggcatctagtgggtgacAGGGATGCtgttcaatatcttataatacaCAAGACAGCCTCCAAGTACAAAAAACAATCAGCTCTTAATGTCCCTAATGCTGAAGTTGGAAAACCCTGCCCCAGGACAGGAGTTGTTCACGGAGAGGCTTGGCTGTTGCGTTCCTTGGTGGGGAGCTGGCCCCGCTGTGGGTTTCTTTAAGTGCAAGGTATCCAGGTCACACTCCTTCTTTCTCTGAGGCTATTCCGTTTACTAAAAGAGGAACCTACTAGGTGTTCTTCTGATGGATCAATGCTAGGAGAATCCAGTCCACTTCTCTGCCATCCTGGACCCACATCCATCAAGCTTCATggctttttttaactttaaaaaatttaaaggacttTACTTCCTAGAGAAGTTTTGGGTTTACAAAAAATGAGCAGCTAGTGCAGAGAATTTCCATATATCCTCTCTCTCCTTATTGTTATCATCCAGCATTAGTGAGGTGACTGTGTCACAGTTGCTCAATCAATATTGTCACATTACTATGAACTAAAGCCCACAGTTTACATCcgggttcactcttggtgctgtacattctatgagttttgacaaatgcacaaTGTCATTTAtacaccattatagtatcatacaaaaTTATTTCgctgccttaaaaaaaacccaatagagcttcttttcatttctctctcctcctgagTCCCTGACAAACACCAGTCTTTTTACTGACCCCATAGTCCTGCCTTTCCTCACAATGAACAGACACCAATCTTAGCTGAATTCTGCATCTCCATCATCCCAGAGCATGCCCTGGGTCACATCCCTAGGATATGGAGAACTCTTGTCTTCTCATAGttcctcactctttcttttttcatggctgtagATTTTGTGATCTTAATTAATGTAGGGAGGGAGGCTATGAATTGTCTGGTGTGGTGAAGTTAACATTTCAATACTCCTGAAAGCGGACCCTGACATTTACAGCTACTGGTAAGTAATAGAGTTTAGAAAAGATTGGATTTGGGGTTATTCAGAGGTATGCTTAGATCCTGGCTCCCCAACTCAGGACCCATTGTATCCTGGGCAAACAATGCATCTTCTGTGGGATGCAGCTTCCACTTCTGTCAAACAGATCATAGCAGGTGCCTCATAATATGGAGGTAAAGATTTAATAAGAAACACATGAGCACAGGTGCTAGCATCCAATAAAGGGTATAAGTTCTCATCAAGAACTCAAAATCCAGTTCCAGAGAGAGATGCATCTCCAAAAGGACACATTATAATAAAGGTCATGTCAAAGTTAGgagcaataatttttaaattcactcAGGAGTTATTTGACTAAATCTGCTTTGGGAAGAGATATCCAGGAAGGTAGCACAGGGTAGGTGACATTTAGGCTGAGTCTTAAACACGAGGAGGTATTTGTTAGTTTGAGAAGGGGAGGAACTGAGATTCAAGCAGAAAGAACATGCTAGCTGTATTCTCTAGATCATTGGTTCTCAACTGGGGACAATTTTGCCCTCCATGGAGATATTGgtaatgtctggagatatttttggttttcacttCTGAAGCAGGGGCTACTGGAATCCAGGTGGTAAAGACTAAGGATACTGTTAAACACCTTTAAAAACACAGGAGAGCCCCTCTATAGCAAAGAATGCTCTGGCCACAAAAGTTGAGAAGACTTGCACTAAATATTGGAGAACTATGGGAAGCTGAGGGTACAGCCCACATGATCTCAGTCTCACCCATTCAACCTCTTCTTAGAGGCTCTTCTTTCCAAGTCACTGATTTTGACTCACCCCATCTAGTATCTTAGAATATCAGGGCAGAATGGGGCTGTTGGGGCTATCATCCTGGGGACTTACCAGCAGGTGCTGATCCAgaagttagagaaaaacaaatgactcCATTTGGAGGGAGGGAAACCAAGAAACCCTGGAAACCAGTGATGTCTGGGAAATGTAGCCTCCAGTCACCAAAGTGGCTGGCTCCCCCCTTTAATTTTATTCTCAACCTGTCGAAGTTTATTCCAGGACATGAGCCCACCTAATAAGGCATTTGTtacaatttcctattttttttattgtggtaaaatacacataacatttaATTtaccattttctccattttacatgCAATTCAGTGGCACCAGGTACATTCATGGTGTTGTATAAACACCACCTCTATCCAGTTCCAGAAGCTGCTCATCATGTGCAAAGGAAACCCCATAACCATTAGCAGTTATTCTCCATTCTCACCTTTTCCCCAGCCCCTAGAAACCATGGAAGTGCTTTGAACCCCTACATGAATGTTCGCAGCAACACTATTCACATGAATGCAAAAAaagcctaaatgtccaccagtGGGTGGATAGATACATGAAATGTGGTCTGTCTATAAAGGGGTAtcatttggccataaaaaggaatgaagttttcttatatgctacaacataaatgaacctcaaaaacatcatgctgaatgaaagaagccagacaccaaaggcCACATAATGTATTAGTTCACTTATTGACTTGCATAGAACAGGAAAatccatagagaaagaaaatatgataatgtgagaaaaaaggatgtatacatgtacgtgtacctgggtcaccatgctgtacagtagaaaattgacagaacactgtaaaccagctataatggaaaaaaataaaaataataaaaaatcacagaggaaaaaaaaaactgacaacaacaaaaaaacggaTCAGtggtttgctatttttaaaatttgacattgcctaataaaaaagatgacatagaaaataaaaaaataaataaaaatgataaaaaagatgaCGTAAAAGTAGTTGTTATTTGTGAAGATACATTGAAATCTCATTAAATTGCAGTCATTAACTGAGCACAGACCACATATATTTGCTCAGCTTATTGATTTAATCATCATAAGTGGTGCCTACTGTTTTCCAGTTGTGGAAAACTTGCTCAAGTGAAGAAACTTGCTCAAGTTTACACAGGGGACAGACCAGTGATTCAAACTCAATTGGCTGGCTCCCATATCTCTTTGTCTGATGGCCAGGCTGCATTGCTTCAGAACATAAAAATGGCCCTAATGGGATCTGGAAAACAGCCAGAATATTATTTCTACACAGTCTCCTGTCTCAGATTCCTTGTATGGGTAACTCTAGAGGAAGAATCTGATTGATTCATATTAAGGTAGAGATGCACACTGTTCCAAAGTTCTGTAGCCATGGGTGGGGATGTCTTGTGGTGTCTGAAGCTTTGGGAACAGGATTTGTCAGATGGGAGCAGGAGAGCAGAGAAAATGGCTGGAAGCTCTGATGAAggaaggttttcatttttaaaagaaacctaaAGGGATAGAAGAGTAGAGTCTTTGGGGACAGCAAAACATGGGTTCAGGTGTTGGTGCTGTCATTTTGACAGCTTCACCTTGAACAAGTTGTTTAGCATCTTTGCATCCCATTATTCTAGGTGCCTATGCTCAAAATAATCCAAATGGGTCGACAAAAACAGCATCTTCCCCACTACATCAATAAAAGGATTAAATCATCTGAGGCACAGAGTAGCAACTCAATAAAATCTACTTGTTATTTATCAAATGCAGCCCCATGGGAAGGGCCAGGAATGATGGAAGCTGATGACCTTCCTCCATCCAGTGGCTGACCTCTCCATGTCACACCTCACTTTAGGCACAGCCTCCATGCAGGGAGCCAACTTTTCATCAGTGACTGAATTCATCTTCATTGGCTTCTCCACCTTCCCTCATCTTCAGCTGATGTTCTTCCTGCTATTCCTGCTGATGTACCTGTTCACgctgctggggaacctgctcatcacgACCACCATCTGGAGGGAGCGCagcctccacacacccatgtacctCTTCCTGTGTGCCCTCTCCATCTCTGAGGTCCTCTACACCTTTGCCGTCATCCCACGCATGCTGGCCGACCTGCTCTCCACCCACCACTCCATTGCTTTGACAGCCTGTGCCAGCCAGATGTTCTTCTCCTTCACATTTGGCTTCACCCACTCCTTCCTGCTCACTGTCATGGGCTATGACCgttatgtggccatctgccaccccctgcGTTACAAAGTGCTAATGAGCCCCCATGGCTGTGCCTGCCTGGTGGCTTGGTCTTGGGCTGGAGGCTCAGTCATGGGGATGGTGGTGACATCAGCCATTTTCCACCTCACTTTTTGTGGCTCTAATGTGATCCATCATTTTGTCTGCCATGTGTCTCCTCTCCTTAAGTTGGCCTGTGGGGACAATGTCTCCACTGTGGCCACAGCCATGGGCCTGGTATGTATCTCAGCCCTCCTGGGCTGCtgcctcctcatccttctctcctATGCCTTCATCGTGGCTGCCATCCTAAGGATCCCCTCAGCTGAGGGCCGGCACAAGTCCTTCTCAACATGTGTGTCCCACCTCACTGTGGTGGTTGTGCACTACGGTTTTGCCTCTGTCATCTACCTCAAGCCCAAGGGTCCTCAGTCTCTGGAAGGAGACACGCTGATGGGCATCACCTACACAGTGCTCACTCCCTTCCTCAGCCCCATCATCTTCAGCCTCAG is part of the Sus scrofa isolate TJ Tabasco breed Duroc chromosome 2, Sscrofa11.1, whole genome shotgun sequence genome and encodes:
- the LOC110259754 gene encoding olfactory receptor 10H1-like encodes the protein MQGANFSSVTEFIFIGFSTFPHLQLMFFLLFLLMYLFTLLGNLLITTTIWRERSLHTPMYLFLCALSISEVLYTFAVIPRMLADLLSTHHSIALTACASQMFFSFTFGFTHSFLLTVMGYDRYVAICHPLRYKVLMSPHGCACLVAWSWAGGSVMGMVVTSAIFHLTFCGSNVIHHFVCHVSPLLKLACGDNVSTVATAMGLVCISALLGCCLLILLSYAFIVAAILRIPSAEGRHKSFSTCVSHLTVVVVHYGFASVIYLKPKGPQSLEGDTLMGITYTVLTPFLSPIIFSLRNKELKNTMKKTFLSKLYPEKI